Proteins from one Neodiprion fabricii isolate iyNeoFabr1 chromosome 5, iyNeoFabr1.1, whole genome shotgun sequence genomic window:
- the LOC124182441 gene encoding uncharacterized protein C7orf50 homolog, translating to MDVDEKSHKKEAGRKKRRRSDKQEQVVEDQQSKPGKRKKAVTDPVFEIESKKLRPSKEIENDDEARVSTEESPAKEPKEPSKRQMKKEKLQRKIAEQKESSKLEAAQKAITYISKWKHAKSDWKFEKLRQIWLMDHLLDHNSVPDSIFPIALEYFEGCKGMARQQLVKKMMQVVKKVEEQVASNEDETEATATSEYLRARQILQALPTEA from the exons ATGGACGTCGATGAGAAATCACACAAGAAGGAAGCGGGGCGTAAAAAAAGACGACGTAGTGATAAACAGGAGCAGGTTGTCGAGGACCAACAGTCGAAGCcaggaaaacgaaaaaaggcAGTGACTGATCCTGTGTTTGAAATCGAGTCGAAGAAATTGCGTCCGAG caaagaaattgaaaacgatGACGAGGCTCGAGTATCGACTGAAGAAAGTCCCGCAAAGGAACCTAAGGAACCTTCTAAAAGACAGATGAAGAAGGAGAAGCTGCAGAGGAAAATTGCTGAGCAAAAAGAATCTAGTAAATTAGAAGCAGCTCAAAAAGCGATCACTTATATATCTAAG TGGAAGCATGCGAAGAGCGACtggaagtttgaaaaactaaGACAGATATGGCTGATGGACCATTTGCTCGATCACAATTCAGTGCCAGACTCGATATTTCCTATAGCTTTGGAATATTTTGAAGGTTGCAAAGGAATGGCAAGGCAACAGCTAGTTAAAAAAATGATGCAAGTAGTAAAGAAAGTCGAGGAACAGGTGGCCAGCAATGAAGATGAAACTGAGGCTACAGCCACTTCGGAATACCTGAGAGCTAGACAAATCCTTCAAGCACTCCCCACAGAGGCTTGA
- the LOC124182443 gene encoding thioredoxin, mitochondrial: MLRGGTRILSNAVKRGFANAPAQEPAVQAAFTVQDPKDFNDRVKNSKIPVIIDFFATWCNPCRMLTPRLESVIAEKQGKIVLAKVDIDENTDLALDYEVESVPVLIAMKDGKVLERIVGLQDTDKLRQFVNKYADAK; encoded by the exons ATGCTACGCGGTGGAACCAGGATCTTGTCTAACGCTGTCAAACGAGGCTTTGCAAATGCTCCGGCTCAAGAACCCGCCGTTCAGGCTGCTTTCACTGTTCAAGATCCAAAGGATTTCAACGACCGTGTTAAGAACTCGAAAATCCCGGTGATCATCGACTTCTTCGCGAC ATGGTGTAATCCGTGCCGAATGCTGACACCCAGATTAGAATCTGTAATTGCCGAAAAGCAAGGAAAAATTGTACTGGCCAAAGTTGATATTGACGAAAACACCGATCTTGCCTTGGACTACGAG gttGAATCCGTCCCGGTCCTCATTGCTATGAAGGATGGTAAGGTTCTGGAGAGAATAGTTGGACTTCAAGATACGGATAAACTACGACAGTTCGTCAATAAGTATGCTGATGCAAAATAA
- the LOC124182438 gene encoding adenosine 3'-phospho 5'-phosphosulfate transporter 2 — MDFKTVHIENLNSSLRKQGDKREIKILCFDLTNASQKAQLLWCTTGVFVFYLLYGYLQERIFTLDGFQPFGWYLTLIQFGYYTIFGWIECRIKGVTRRIPLGTYLLLALLTLGTMGFSNSSLGYLNYPTQVIFKCCKLVPVLIGSILIQGKKYGPLDFLAAILMCIGLALFTVADSIISPRFDPVGIMMISCALLCDAAIGNIQEKAMREHKASNTEVVLFSYSIGFVYLFLILLTISDLQTGASFCAEHPIETYGLGLLFSLSGYLGIQIVLTLVQCCGAFVAATVTTCRKAISILISFMFFYKPFTFQYVWSGLIVVLGIYLNIYSKKRGGTKGGFRELWIGLKQCWIKHNRIQRRLLTNV, encoded by the exons ATGGATTTTAAAACCGTACACATAGAGAATTTGAACAGTAGCCTAAGAAAACAGGGCGATAAAAGGgagatcaaaattttgtgcTTTGATTTAACTAACGCTAGCCAGAAGGCCCAACTTCTATGGTGCACCACtggggttttcgttttttatcttttatacGGATATTTACAG GAGCGGATATTTACCCTCGATGGATTCCAACCGTTCGGTTGGTACCTCACTCTCATCCAATTTggatattatacaatttttggATGGATCGAATGTCGGATAAAAGGAGTCACTCGAAGAATACCTTTGGGCACTTATTTACTACTTGCTCTCCTTACCCTTGGCACTATGGGATTCTCTAATTCCTCATTAGGATATTTGAATTATCCGACACAG GTGATATTCAAATGCTGCAAGCTAGTCCCAGTCCTAATAGGCAGTATCCTGATACAGGGCAAAAAATACGGCCCCTTGGATTTTCTCGCTGCAATTCTGATGTGCATAGGCTTAGCGCTCTTCACAGTTGCCGACAGTATAATTTCCCCTCGATTCGATCCAGTCGGCATCATGATGATCAGTTGTGCCCTGTTATGTGATGCGGCTATAGGAAACATTCAGGAGAAGGCCATGCGCGAGCACAAGGCGTCGAACACTGAGGTTGTCCTATTCTCGTACAGCATTGGATTCGTCTACTTATTCCTGATACTGTTGACAATATCCGACCTACAGACGGGTGCTTCTTTCTGTGCCGAg CATCCTATTGAAACGTATGGACTTGGCCTGCTCTTTTCACTGTCCGGTTACTTGGGCATACAGATTGTTTTGACTCTGGTCCAATGCTGCGGAGCATTCGTTGCAGCAACTGTTACAACATGCAGAAAAGCGATATCGATTTTGATTAGCTTTATGTTCTTTTACAAACCATTCACCTTCCAATATGTGTGGTCTGGCCTGATCGTCGTTCTTGGAATCTACTTGAATATTTACAGCAAGAAACGAGGAGGGACTAAAGGTGGCTTTAGAGAATTATGGATAGGTCTTAAGCAGTGTTGGATTAAGCACAACCGAATACAAAGACGATTACTGACTAATGTTTAA